The following proteins are co-located in the Penaeus monodon isolate SGIC_2016 chromosome 10, NSTDA_Pmon_1, whole genome shotgun sequence genome:
- the LOC119577937 gene encoding protein yippee-like 2: MDEELSWVSNGRVRVLECLAPWLCISAARPVGSVGSGAARQQQQQQQEGQQQQQPGEPGAGWLRDTRTAPSDRTRPHSAPVPITTTMVKTFQAYLPSCHRTYSCIHCRAHLANHDELISKSFQGSQGRAYLFNSVVNVGCGPAEERVLLTGLHAVADIYCECCKTTLGWKYEHAFESSQKYKEGKYIIELAHMIKDNGWD; the protein is encoded by the exons ATGGATGAGGAGCTCTCTTGGGTTTCAAATG GCAGGGTGAGAGTGCTGGAGTGCCTGGCGCCGTGGCTGTGCATTAGCGCAGCTCGCCCGGTGGGGTCCGTGGGGTCGGGGGCggcgcggcagcagcagcagcagcagcaggagggacagcagcagcagcagccaggaGAGCCCGGGGCTGGGTGGCTCCGCGACACCAGGACCGCACCCAGCGACCGAACCCGCCCTCACTCGGCGCCCGTGCCGATCACCACAACCATGGTCAAAACGTTTCAG GCGTACCTCCCCTCTTGCCACCGGACGTACTCGTGCATACACTGCCGAGCACACTTGGCCAACCATGACGAACTTATATCCAAG tcATTTCAGGGCAGTCAAGGCAGAGCATACCTATTTAATTCTGT AGTGAATGTAGGATGTGGGCCTGCGGAGGAACGGGTACTGTTAACCGGCCTCCATGCAGTAGCAGATATATACTGTGAATGTTGTAAAACAACACTAGGTTGGAAATAC gAACATGCATTTGAATCAAGTCAGAAGTACAAGGAGGGGAAATACATCATCGAACTGGCACATATGATCAAAGATAATGGGTGGGACTGA